A portion of the Pseudomonas protegens CHA0 genome contains these proteins:
- a CDS encoding polysaccharide lyase family 7 protein, producing MIDLATWNLSVPVGSPPATIDTPTLVKGFKDQYFHSDTGTLFFWSPVTGSKTENAIYPRTELRETYSNGTLRNWTYPEADNLLYATLAVNQVPSSGKIVIGQIHAYNSTKPLVKVEYQYKTSKGSGNIVAKVRLHPDDEEGRVITIAENVPMDREFSYLIHLSPGGALGVSAAGYQWDSQLSATWRDKPLYFKAGVYVQDNTGYTSEGGKVTFSKLDIDHNKT from the coding sequence ATGATCGACCTGGCAACCTGGAACCTCAGCGTTCCCGTCGGCAGCCCGCCGGCGACCATCGACACCCCGACACTGGTCAAGGGGTTCAAGGACCAGTATTTCCACTCCGATACCGGCACCCTGTTCTTCTGGTCGCCGGTGACCGGCTCGAAAACCGAGAACGCCATCTACCCGCGCACCGAGCTGCGCGAGACCTACTCCAACGGCACCTTGCGCAACTGGACCTACCCCGAAGCGGACAACCTGCTGTACGCGACCCTGGCGGTGAACCAGGTGCCCTCCTCGGGCAAGATCGTCATCGGCCAGATCCACGCCTACAACAGCACCAAGCCGCTGGTGAAGGTCGAGTACCAGTACAAGACCAGCAAGGGCAGCGGCAACATCGTGGCCAAGGTGCGCCTGCACCCGGACGACGAGGAAGGCCGTGTCATCACCATTGCCGAGAACGTGCCCATGGACCGGGAGTTTTCCTACCTGATCCACCTGAGCCCGGGCGGCGCCCTGGGCGTCAGCGCTGCCGGCTATCAGTGGGACAGCCAGTTGAGCGCGACCTGGCGCGACAAGCCGCTGTACTTCAAGGCCGGGGTTTATGTGCAGGACAACACCGGCTATACCAGCGAAGGCGGCAAGGTGACCTTTTCCAAGCTGGACATCGACCACAACAAGACCTGA
- the fba gene encoding class II fructose-bisphosphate aldolase (catalyzes the reversible aldol condensation of dihydroxyacetonephosphate and glyceraldehyde 3-phosphate in the Calvin cycle, glycolysis, and/or gluconeogenesis), which produces MALISMRQMLDHAAEFGYGVPAFNVNNLEQMRAIMEAADKTDSPVIVQASAGARKYAGAPFLRHLILAAIEEFPHIPVCMHQDHGTSPDVCQRSIQLGFSSVMMDGSLGEDGKTPTDYEYNVRVTQQTVAMAHACGVSVEGELGCLGSLETGMAGEEDGIGAEGVLDHSQMLTDPEEAADFVKKTQVDALAIAIGTSHGAYKFTKPPTGDVLAIDRIKEIHKRIPNTHLVMHGSSSVPQEWLAIINQYGGDIKETYGVPVEEIVEGIKYGVRKVNIDTDLRLASTGAMRRLMATNPSEFDPRKFFGATVTAMRDVCIARYEAFGTAGNASKIKPISLEAMFQRYLKGELNAKVN; this is translated from the coding sequence ATGGCACTCATCAGCATGCGCCAGATGCTGGACCACGCAGCCGAGTTCGGCTACGGCGTTCCAGCTTTCAACGTCAACAACCTTGAGCAGATGCGCGCCATCATGGAAGCCGCTGACAAGACTGACTCCCCGGTGATCGTCCAGGCTTCGGCCGGCGCCCGCAAATACGCCGGCGCGCCTTTCCTGCGTCACCTGATTCTGGCTGCCATCGAAGAGTTTCCGCATATCCCGGTGTGCATGCACCAGGACCACGGCACCAGCCCTGACGTCTGCCAGCGCTCCATCCAACTGGGCTTTTCCTCGGTCATGATGGACGGCTCCCTCGGTGAAGACGGCAAGACCCCGACCGACTACGAATACAACGTCCGTGTTACCCAGCAAACCGTAGCCATGGCTCACGCCTGCGGCGTGTCGGTAGAAGGCGAACTGGGCTGCCTGGGTTCGTTGGAAACCGGCATGGCCGGTGAAGAAGACGGTATTGGCGCCGAGGGCGTGCTGGACCACAGCCAGATGCTGACCGACCCGGAAGAAGCCGCGGACTTCGTCAAGAAGACCCAGGTGGATGCCCTGGCCATCGCCATCGGTACCAGCCACGGCGCCTACAAGTTCACCAAGCCGCCTACCGGCGACGTACTGGCCATCGACCGTATCAAGGAAATCCACAAGCGCATCCCCAACACTCACCTGGTGATGCACGGTTCCTCTTCGGTGCCGCAAGAGTGGCTGGCGATCATCAACCAGTACGGTGGCGACATCAAGGAAACCTACGGCGTGCCGGTTGAAGAAATCGTCGAAGGCATCAAGTACGGCGTGCGCAAGGTCAACATCGACACCGACCTGCGCCTGGCGTCCACTGGTGCCATGCGCCGCCTGATGGCCACCAACCCCAGCGAGTTCGACCCGCGCAAGTTCTTCGGCGCCACCGTGACCGCCATGCGCGATGTCTGCATCGCCCGTTACGAAGCCTTCGGCACCGCCGGCAACGCCTCGAAGATCAAGCCGATCTCCCTGGAAGCCATGTTCCAGCGTTACCTCAAGGGTGAGCTGAACGCCAAGGTCAACTGA
- a CDS encoding YgjP-like metallopeptidase domain-containing protein, whose amino-acid sequence MTALKYLQAYPVALQQQVRQLIDEQRLGDYLSQRYPGRHAVQSDKALYSYALELKQEYLRNAPAIDKVLFDNRLDLTHRALGLHTTVSRVQGGKLKAKKEIRIASLFKEAAPEFLQMIVVHELAHFKESDHNKAFYKLCEHMLPGYHQLEFDLRVYLTWRDLQGKAGAPD is encoded by the coding sequence ATGACCGCACTCAAATACCTCCAGGCCTATCCCGTTGCCTTGCAGCAGCAAGTGCGCCAGTTGATCGATGAACAGCGCCTGGGCGACTACCTGAGCCAGCGTTACCCGGGCCGGCACGCTGTACAGAGCGACAAGGCGCTGTACAGCTACGCTCTGGAGCTCAAGCAGGAATACCTGCGCAATGCGCCGGCCATCGACAAGGTGCTGTTCGACAACCGTCTGGACCTGACCCACCGTGCCCTGGGCCTGCATACCACGGTTTCCCGGGTGCAGGGCGGCAAGCTCAAGGCCAAGAAAGAGATCCGCATCGCTTCGCTGTTCAAGGAGGCGGCGCCGGAATTCCTGCAGATGATCGTGGTGCACGAGCTGGCCCACTTCAAGGAGTCGGATCACAACAAGGCGTTCTACAAGCTCTGCGAGCATATGCTGCCGGGCTATCACCAGCTGGAGTTCGACCTGCGGGTCTACCTGACCTGGCGCGACCTGCAAGGCAAGGCGGGAGCGCCGGATTAA
- a CDS encoding GNAT family N-acetyltransferase, which yields MTIEWVCKHHTDLGKEQLYAILQLRTEVFVVEQKCPYQEVDGRDLEGDTCHLMAWDGDRLLAYLRLLDPTSQGGDVVIGRVVIAEQARGQGLGHTLMEQALKQAERHWPQTPIYLSAQAHLQAYYGRYGFVVAGEAYLEDDIPHIGMRRS from the coding sequence ATGACCATCGAATGGGTCTGCAAACACCACACCGACCTGGGCAAGGAACAGTTGTACGCGATTCTGCAATTGCGCACCGAAGTCTTCGTGGTGGAACAGAAATGCCCTTATCAGGAAGTCGACGGCCGCGACCTTGAAGGCGATACCTGCCACCTGATGGCCTGGGACGGCGACCGGTTGCTGGCCTACCTGCGCCTGCTGGACCCGACTTCCCAGGGCGGCGATGTGGTCATCGGCCGCGTGGTCATCGCTGAACAGGCCCGTGGCCAGGGCCTGGGCCACACCCTGATGGAGCAGGCGCTGAAGCAGGCCGAGCGGCACTGGCCGCAAACGCCGATCTACCTCTCGGCCCAGGCTCATCTGCAGGCCTATTACGGCCGCTACGGTTTCGTGGTGGCGGGCGAAGCATACCTGGAGGACGATATTCCTCACATCGGCATGCGTCGCTCCTGA
- the epd gene encoding erythrose-4-phosphate dehydrogenase, giving the protein MPQPRPYKVALNGYGRIGRCVLRALFERGAAAGFEIVAINDLADMASVEYLTRFDSTHGRFPGEVKVDGDCLHINGNCVKVLRSATPEGIDWASLGVDLVLECSGAYHTREDGQRFLDAGAPRVLFSQPMASEADVDATIVYGVNQDCLSGDERLVSNASCTTNCGVPLLRLLDQAIGLEYVSITTIHSAMNDQPVIDAYHHEDLRRTRSAFQSVIPVSTGLARGIERLLPELAGRIQAKAVRVPTVNVSCLDITMQTVSDTDATEVNRILREAATSGPLKGLLAYTELPHASCDFNHDPHSAIVDASQTRVSGPRLVNILAWFDNEWGFANRMLDVAGHYLHTAAPRTDTQLSVSEEQ; this is encoded by the coding sequence ATGCCTCAACCGCGTCCCTACAAAGTTGCACTCAACGGCTACGGCCGGATTGGTCGTTGCGTCTTGCGTGCTCTGTTCGAGCGAGGGGCTGCGGCCGGGTTCGAGATCGTTGCCATCAACGATCTGGCCGACATGGCCAGCGTTGAATACCTGACACGCTTCGATTCCACCCACGGGCGTTTTCCCGGTGAGGTGAAGGTCGATGGCGATTGTCTGCATATCAATGGCAACTGCGTGAAAGTGTTGCGCAGTGCCACCCCCGAAGGCATCGATTGGGCGTCCCTGGGCGTCGATCTGGTGCTGGAATGCTCCGGTGCCTACCACACCCGCGAAGACGGCCAGCGTTTCCTCGACGCCGGCGCGCCGCGGGTGCTGTTCTCCCAGCCGATGGCCAGCGAGGCGGATGTCGACGCCACCATCGTCTATGGGGTGAACCAGGACTGCCTGAGCGGCGACGAACGGCTGGTGTCCAACGCCTCCTGCACCACCAACTGCGGCGTGCCGCTGTTGCGCCTGCTGGATCAGGCCATTGGCCTGGAGTACGTATCGATCACCACCATTCACTCGGCGATGAACGACCAGCCGGTGATCGACGCCTATCACCATGAAGACCTGCGGCGTACCCGTTCGGCCTTCCAGTCGGTGATCCCGGTGTCCACCGGTCTGGCGCGGGGTATCGAGCGCCTGTTGCCGGAACTTGCCGGGCGAATTCAGGCCAAAGCAGTGCGGGTGCCGACGGTGAACGTGTCCTGCCTGGACATCACCATGCAGACCGTGAGCGATACCGACGCCACCGAGGTCAACCGGATCCTGCGCGAGGCCGCCACCAGCGGTCCGCTCAAGGGCCTGCTGGCCTACACCGAGCTGCCGCATGCCAGCTGTGATTTCAATCATGATCCCCATTCGGCGATCGTCGATGCCAGTCAGACCCGTGTTTCCGGCCCCCGGCTGGTGAACATCCTGGCCTGGTTCGACAACGAATGGGGCTTTGCCAACCGAATGCTGGACGTAGCTGGGCACTACCTGCACACAGCCGCTCCACGCACTGACACTCAACTCTCTGTTTCTGAAGAACAGTAA
- the tkt gene encoding transketolase: MPSRRERANAIRALSMDAVQKANSGHPGAPMGMADIAEVLWRDYLKHNPSNPSFADRDRFVLSNGHGSMLIYSLLHLTGYDLSIDDLKNFRQLHSRTPGHPEFGYTPGVETTTGPLGQGLANAVGFALAEKVLAAQFNRPGHNIVDHHTYVFLGDGCMMEGISHEVASLAGTLGLGKLIAFYDDNGISIDGEVEGWFTDDTPKRFEAYNWQVIRNVDGHDPEEIKTAIDTARKSPLPTLICCKTTIGFGSPNKQGKEDCHGAPLGDAEIALTRQALNWNYGPFEIPADIYAEWDAKEKGRAAEAEWDQRFAAYSAAFPTEANELVRRLSGDLPADFAEKADAYIAEVAAKGETIASRKASQNTLNAFGPLLPEVLGGSADLAGSNLTLWKGCKGVSAEDASGNYMYYGVREFGMTAIMNGVALHGGLVPYGATFLMFMEYARNAVRMSALMKKRVIHVYTHDSIGLGEDGPTHQPIEQLTSLRTTPNLDTWRPADAVESAVAWKNALERKDGPSALIFSRQNLQHQTRDAGQIADISRGGYVLKDCAGEPELILISTGSEVGLAVQAYDKLTEQGRKVRVVSMPCTSVFDAQDAGYKQSVLPLQVSARIAIEAAHADFWFKYVGLEGRVIGMTTYGESAPASALFEEFGFTLDNILGQAEELLED; the protein is encoded by the coding sequence ATGCCAAGCCGTCGTGAGCGTGCCAACGCCATTCGTGCCCTCAGCATGGATGCCGTGCAAAAAGCCAACAGCGGCCATCCAGGTGCCCCTATGGGTATGGCGGATATCGCCGAAGTACTTTGGCGTGACTACCTGAAGCACAACCCGAGCAACCCATCCTTCGCCGACCGCGACCGCTTCGTGCTGTCCAATGGCCACGGCTCGATGTTGATCTACTCGCTGCTGCACCTGACCGGCTACGACCTGTCGATCGATGACCTGAAGAACTTCCGCCAGCTGCACAGCCGCACCCCGGGCCACCCGGAGTTCGGTTACACCCCAGGCGTGGAAACCACCACTGGCCCGCTGGGCCAGGGCCTGGCCAACGCTGTGGGATTTGCCCTGGCGGAGAAAGTCCTGGCGGCGCAGTTCAACCGTCCAGGCCACAACATTGTCGACCATCACACCTACGTGTTCCTGGGTGATGGCTGCATGATGGAAGGCATTTCCCACGAAGTCGCTTCCCTGGCCGGCACCCTGGGCCTGGGCAAGCTGATCGCCTTCTACGATGACAACGGCATCTCCATCGACGGCGAAGTCGAAGGCTGGTTCACCGACGACACGCCCAAGCGTTTCGAAGCCTATAACTGGCAAGTGATCCGCAACGTCGACGGCCACGATCCGGAAGAGATCAAGACCGCCATCGACACCGCGCGCAAGAGCCCGCTGCCGACCCTGATCTGCTGCAAGACCACCATCGGTTTCGGTTCGCCGAACAAGCAGGGTAAGGAAGATTGCCACGGCGCCCCACTGGGCGACGCGGAAATCGCCCTGACCCGCCAGGCGCTGAACTGGAACTACGGTCCGTTCGAAATCCCGGCCGACATTTATGCCGAGTGGGATGCCAAGGAAAAAGGTCGCGCTGCCGAAGCCGAGTGGGACCAGCGTTTCGCGGCCTATTCCGCTGCCTTCCCAACCGAAGCCAACGAACTGGTACGTCGCCTGAGCGGTGACCTGCCTGCCGACTTCGCCGAGAAGGCCGACGCCTACATCGCCGAAGTGGCCGCCAAGGGCGAAACCATCGCCAGCCGCAAAGCCAGCCAGAACACCCTGAATGCTTTCGGCCCCCTGCTGCCGGAAGTGCTTGGTGGGTCGGCCGACCTGGCCGGTTCCAACCTGACCCTGTGGAAAGGTTGCAAGGGTGTCAGCGCTGAAGATGCCAGCGGCAACTACATGTACTACGGCGTGCGCGAGTTCGGCATGACCGCCATCATGAACGGCGTTGCCCTGCACGGCGGCCTGGTGCCTTACGGCGCGACCTTCCTGATGTTCATGGAATACGCCCGCAACGCAGTGCGCATGTCGGCGCTGATGAAGAAGCGTGTGATCCATGTCTACACCCACGACTCCATCGGTCTGGGCGAAGACGGCCCGACGCACCAGCCGATCGAGCAACTGACCAGCCTGCGTACCACGCCGAACCTGGACACCTGGCGCCCGGCCGATGCCGTTGAATCGGCGGTGGCCTGGAAGAACGCGCTGGAGCGTAAAGACGGCCCTTCGGCGCTGATCTTCTCGCGTCAGAACCTGCAGCACCAAACCCGCGATGCCGGCCAGATCGCCGACATCAGCCGCGGTGGCTATGTGTTGAAGGACTGCGCAGGCGAGCCTGAACTGATCCTGATCTCCACCGGTTCGGAAGTCGGCCTGGCCGTTCAGGCCTACGACAAACTGACCGAGCAAGGCCGCAAGGTGCGCGTGGTTTCCATGCCTTGCACCAGCGTGTTCGATGCTCAGGACGCTGGCTACAAGCAATCGGTTCTGCCGCTGCAGGTCAGCGCACGTATCGCGATCGAAGCGGCTCATGCCGACTTCTGGTTCAAGTACGTGGGTCTGGAAGGTCGCGTGATCGGCATGACCACCTACGGCGAATCGGCTCCGGCTTCGGCACTGTTCGAAGAGTTCGGCTTCACCCTGGACAACATCCTGGGCCAGGCCGAAGAGTTGCTGGAAGACTAA
- a CDS encoding phosphoglycerate kinase has product MTVLKMTDLDLQGKRVLIREDLNVPVKDGVVTSDARILASLPTIKLALEKGAAVMVCSHLGRPTEGEFSAENSLKPVADYLSRALGREVPLVADYLGGVEVKAGDIVLFENVRFNKGEKKNADELAQQYAALCDVFVMDAFGTAHRAEGSTHGVAKFAKVAAAGPLLAAELDALGKALGNPAKPMAAIVAGSKVSTKLDVLNSLSQICDQLIVGGGIANTFLAAAGHPVGKSLYEPDLLDTARAIAAKVSVPLPVDVVVAKEFAESAAATVKLIADVADDDMILDIGPQTAAQFAELLKSSRTILWNGPVGVFEFDQFGNGTKVLAQAIADSAAFSIAGGGDTLAAIDKYGVAQQISYISTGGGAFLEFVEGKVLPAVEVLEARAKA; this is encoded by the coding sequence ATGACCGTGTTGAAGATGACCGACCTCGATCTGCAAGGTAAGCGCGTGCTGATCCGTGAAGACCTCAACGTCCCAGTCAAGGACGGTGTTGTCACCAGCGATGCGCGAATCCTGGCTTCGCTGCCGACCATCAAGCTGGCCCTGGAAAAAGGCGCGGCAGTGATGGTCTGCTCGCACCTGGGCCGCCCGACCGAAGGCGAGTTTTCCGCCGAGAACAGCCTCAAGCCGGTAGCCGACTACCTGAGCCGCGCCCTGGGTCGCGAAGTACCGCTGGTGGCCGACTACCTGGGTGGTGTCGAGGTCAAGGCCGGCGACATCGTGCTGTTCGAGAACGTGCGCTTCAACAAGGGCGAGAAAAAGAACGCCGACGAGCTGGCCCAGCAATACGCCGCCCTGTGCGACGTGTTCGTGATGGACGCCTTCGGCACCGCGCACCGCGCCGAGGGTTCGACCCATGGCGTGGCCAAGTTCGCCAAAGTGGCTGCTGCTGGTCCTTTGCTGGCCGCTGAGCTGGACGCGCTGGGCAAGGCCCTGGGCAACCCGGCCAAGCCGATGGCGGCCATCGTTGCCGGCTCCAAGGTGTCGACCAAGCTGGACGTGCTCAATAGCCTGAGCCAGATCTGCGACCAGTTGATCGTCGGTGGCGGCATCGCCAATACCTTCCTCGCCGCTGCCGGGCATCCGGTGGGCAAGTCGCTGTACGAGCCGGACCTGCTGGACACCGCTCGCGCCATCGCCGCCAAGGTCAGCGTACCGCTGCCGGTGGACGTGGTGGTGGCCAAGGAATTTGCCGAGAGCGCTGCGGCCACCGTCAAGCTGATCGCCGATGTGGCCGATGACGACATGATTCTCGACATCGGCCCGCAGACTGCCGCGCAGTTCGCCGAACTGCTGAAATCCTCCAGGACCATCCTCTGGAACGGTCCGGTGGGCGTGTTCGAATTCGACCAGTTCGGCAATGGCACCAAGGTCCTGGCCCAGGCCATCGCTGACAGCGCCGCGTTCTCCATTGCCGGCGGCGGCGACACCCTGGCAGCCATCGACAAATATGGCGTAGCCCAGCAGATCTCCTACATTTCTACCGGTGGCGGCGCCTTCCTCGAGTTCGTCGAGGGCAAGGTGCTGCCGGCGGTTGAAGTCCTGGAAGCCCGGGCCAAGGCCTGA
- a CDS encoding substrate-binding periplasmic protein, with protein sequence MLRLHRALALIGLLLLGQSAFAERLRLVADAWPPFTDATLVNGGVATDIVSTALSRAGYSSEFEQVPWARALLGIGEGRYDVLVNAWYNEERTQLGQFSAEYMVNRVRFIKRKDAPLEYSNLKQLHEYPVAVVRGYAYSPEFDNDPDLQKVPVHNFAMAVRMLAADRVKLTLEDEYVARYYLARESPRVRNAVEFLPKPLSENSLHILVSLKNPEHAQIVARFDKEIAAMKADGSYDRLLRQHGM encoded by the coding sequence ATGCTGCGACTGCATCGAGCTTTGGCTTTGATCGGATTGCTGTTGCTGGGCCAGAGCGCTTTTGCCGAAAGGCTGCGGCTGGTCGCCGATGCCTGGCCACCCTTTACCGACGCGACCCTGGTCAATGGCGGCGTGGCCACCGACATTGTCAGCACCGCGCTGTCCCGCGCCGGCTATTCCAGCGAATTCGAGCAGGTGCCCTGGGCCCGGGCCCTGCTGGGCATCGGCGAGGGGCGCTACGACGTGCTGGTGAATGCCTGGTACAACGAAGAGCGCACCCAGTTGGGGCAGTTCTCCGCGGAATACATGGTCAACCGCGTGCGCTTCATCAAGCGCAAGGACGCGCCGCTGGAATACAGCAACCTCAAGCAGCTGCATGAGTACCCGGTGGCAGTGGTGCGTGGCTACGCCTATTCCCCCGAATTCGACAATGACCCCGACCTGCAGAAGGTGCCGGTGCACAACTTCGCCATGGCGGTGCGCATGCTGGCGGCGGATCGGGTCAAGCTGACCCTGGAAGACGAATACGTGGCCCGCTACTACTTGGCCCGGGAGTCACCGCGGGTACGCAATGCGGTGGAGTTCCTGCCCAAGCCCCTGAGCGAGAACAGCCTGCATATCCTGGTCAGCCTGAAGAACCCCGAGCATGCGCAGATCGTGGCCAGGTTCGACAAGGAAATCGCTGCCATGAAAGCTGACGGCAGCTACGACCGCCTGCTGCGCCAGCACGGCATGTAA
- a CDS encoding MliC family protein yields MKGLIAVAMLGLLAGCANLNLLKSPTTDNWTTWTCDSQAQVLWRYTDDSRKAVDVRLGGDDQVRRLKLEPSGSGSLYSDDMLAFHVKGEEGLVYWVATNDLIGRGCKAM; encoded by the coding sequence ATGAAAGGTTTGATCGCCGTGGCGATGCTGGGCTTGTTGGCAGGTTGTGCCAACCTGAACCTGCTCAAGTCGCCGACCACTGACAACTGGACCACCTGGACCTGCGACAGCCAGGCCCAGGTGCTCTGGCGCTACACCGACGACAGCCGCAAGGCCGTCGACGTGCGCCTGGGGGGCGACGACCAGGTACGCCGCCTGAAGCTTGAGCCCAGCGGTTCGGGCTCGCTGTACAGCGACGACATGCTGGCGTTTCACGTCAAGGGCGAGGAGGGCCTGGTCTACTGGGTCGCCACCAATGACCTGATCGGCCGCGGCTGCAAGGCCATGTAG
- a CDS encoding winged helix-turn-helix domain-containing protein, translating to MDVSKTKSSFYRRLYVAYLIDSGLASSVPALTEVTGMPRRTAQDTIAALADLDILCEFEQQDGARNHAGRYRIHNWGAIDKGWIEPNLRQIKAVLGYP from the coding sequence ATGGATGTGAGCAAGACCAAGAGCAGTTTCTACCGCCGCCTGTATGTGGCGTACCTGATCGACAGCGGCCTGGCCAGCAGCGTGCCGGCGCTGACCGAGGTCACCGGCATGCCACGGCGCACCGCCCAGGACACCATCGCGGCCCTGGCGGACCTGGACATCCTCTGCGAGTTCGAGCAGCAGGACGGCGCGCGCAACCATGCCGGGCGTTACCGGATCCACAACTGGGGCGCCATCGACAAGGGCTGGATCGAGCCCAACCTGCGGCAGATCAAGGCCGTGCTGGGCTATCCCTGA
- a CDS encoding putative bifunctional diguanylate cyclase/phosphodiesterase, whose amino-acid sequence MECVQPEAAEGHSTLLIVDDYPENLLSMRALLQRQDWQVMTAASGVEALGLLLEHEVDLVLLDVQMPGMDGFEVARLMRGSQRTRLTPIIFLTANEQSQDAVIKGYASGAVDYLFKPFDPQILKPKVQALLEHQRNRRALQHLSHDLEVARAFNASVLDNAAEGILVVDEGGCVRFANPAVSRLLNAQVKELEGSPFLDYLQKPHVPDWSGSELYACYRRGETYRLHDAQMRTVPGQLISVALSCAPLPSDQKAMVVTLLDMSEVRHLHQQLEYQAVTDPLTGLLNRRGFYQTVENILLRSDRSGKSLVLLYLDLDGFKRVNDSLGHDAGDRVLRWVSEQLKDCLHSFDILGRMGGDEFTALLELSFPEQAAKIAEKLIERLSINQQIDGLEVVLGASIGIAIYPDCGSNLDGLLRAADIAMYEAKRAGRQQYRYYDHEMNGRARSRLMLEESVRSAVERKEFTLVYQPQVAIADGRLRGFEALLRWRHPSVGDVPPGLFLPLLEEARLISRLGSWIYQQGAAQRKDWEQVFSPDLVLGVSLSATQFNMPNLVAELRQVLSRHGLQPRQLEVEVTEAALTQNLDDTRKQLQLLRQLGVRVALDDFGSGSCCLAYLRDLQLDTLKLDRHLIARLLTSPRDAAIARCVIDLCKQFDLLVIAEGVETLEQYQWLKANGCEYVQGFLVARPLTASIASQFAQPFDWSALQA is encoded by the coding sequence ATGGAATGCGTGCAACCAGAGGCAGCCGAAGGCCACTCCACTCTTCTGATCGTCGATGACTATCCTGAAAACCTCCTCAGCATGCGTGCTCTGTTGCAGCGCCAGGACTGGCAGGTGATGACCGCCGCCTCGGGGGTCGAGGCCCTGGGCCTGCTGCTCGAACATGAAGTGGACCTGGTGTTGCTGGATGTACAGATGCCCGGCATGGATGGCTTCGAAGTCGCCCGCCTGATGCGTGGCAGCCAACGTACCCGGCTGACCCCGATCATCTTTCTCACCGCCAACGAACAGTCTCAGGACGCTGTGATCAAGGGCTATGCCAGTGGCGCCGTGGACTACCTGTTCAAGCCGTTCGACCCACAGATTCTCAAGCCCAAGGTCCAGGCCCTGCTGGAGCATCAGCGCAACCGCCGGGCCCTGCAGCACCTCAGCCACGACCTGGAGGTGGCACGGGCCTTCAATGCCTCGGTGCTGGACAACGCTGCCGAGGGCATCCTGGTGGTGGACGAGGGCGGGTGCGTGCGTTTCGCCAATCCGGCGGTCTCGCGCCTGCTCAATGCCCAGGTCAAGGAACTGGAAGGCTCGCCCTTTCTCGACTACCTGCAAAAGCCCCACGTTCCCGACTGGAGCGGCTCCGAGCTCTACGCCTGTTATCGCCGGGGCGAAACCTATCGCCTGCACGACGCTCAGATGCGCACCGTGCCCGGCCAGTTGATCAGCGTGGCCTTGTCCTGTGCGCCCTTGCCCAGTGACCAGAAAGCAATGGTGGTCACCCTGCTGGACATGTCCGAAGTGCGTCACCTGCACCAGCAACTGGAATACCAGGCCGTGACCGACCCGCTGACTGGCCTGCTCAACCGCCGCGGCTTCTATCAGACGGTGGAAAACATCCTGCTGCGCAGCGACCGCTCGGGAAAGTCCCTGGTCCTGCTCTACCTGGACCTCGACGGCTTCAAGCGGGTCAACGACTCCCTGGGGCACGACGCCGGCGACCGGGTGCTGCGCTGGGTTTCCGAACAACTGAAGGACTGCCTGCACTCCTTCGACATTCTCGGGCGCATGGGCGGCGACGAATTCACCGCGCTGCTGGAGCTGAGCTTCCCCGAGCAGGCGGCGAAGATCGCCGAGAAGCTGATCGAACGCCTGTCCATCAACCAGCAGATCGATGGCCTGGAGGTGGTGCTGGGGGCGAGTATCGGCATCGCCATCTACCCCGACTGCGGCTCCAACCTGGACGGCCTGTTGCGGGCGGCGGACATCGCCATGTACGAAGCCAAGCGCGCCGGCCGCCAGCAGTACCGCTACTACGATCACGAGATGAATGGCCGCGCCCGTTCGCGGCTGATGCTCGAGGAAAGCGTGCGCAGCGCCGTGGAGCGCAAGGAATTCACCCTGGTGTACCAGCCCCAGGTGGCCATTGCCGACGGGCGCCTGCGCGGTTTCGAAGCCTTGCTGCGCTGGCGTCATCCGAGTGTGGGCGACGTGCCTCCGGGGCTGTTCCTGCCCCTGCTTGAGGAGGCACGGCTGATCAGCCGCCTGGGCAGTTGGATCTATCAACAGGGCGCGGCCCAGCGCAAGGACTGGGAGCAGGTGTTCAGCCCCGACCTGGTGCTGGGCGTCAGCCTCAGTGCCACCCAGTTCAACATGCCCAACCTGGTGGCCGAGCTGCGTCAGGTGCTGTCGCGCCATGGCCTGCAACCGCGCCAACTGGAGGTGGAGGTTACCGAGGCCGCCTTGACCCAGAACCTGGATGACACCCGCAAACAGTTGCAGCTCCTGCGTCAGCTGGGGGTGCGGGTGGCCCTGGACGATTTCGGCTCGGGCAGTTGTTGCCTGGCCTACCTGCGTGACCTGCAACTGGACACCCTCAAGCTCGATCGCCACCTGATCGCCCGCCTGCTGACCTCGCCAAGGGATGCCGCCATTGCCCGGTGCGTGATCGACCTGTGCAAGCAGTTCGACCTGCTGGTGATCGCCGAGGGCGTGGAAACCCTCGAGCAATACCAGTGGCTCAAGGCCAATGGCTGCGAGTATGTGCAAGGTTTCCTGGTGGCTCGGCCGCTGACCGCCAGTATCGCCAGCCAGTTTGCCCAGCCCTTTGACTGGAGCGCGCTACAGGCCTGA